The genome window AGCTGGTCGATGTCCACGTTCTGGATGTTGGACAGCTGGCCCAGCACAGACTGCTTGTGCGTCTCCTCCTGGTTGTCCTCAGCAATCATCTTGGCCAGCTCTGTGGGCAGCACTACGTCGTCCCCTGCCTGCTGGATCTGGGTCTCGTCGAGCTCATTCTGAGGTGGAGAAACACAGGAAGAGAAAACATGCCGATGTTAGTTTCACATGTTTGTCTGAGAAGCTGAAGTACATGCATTCTTTAAATTACCTTTGGTAGTCTGTACTTTTCGCGAAAATGGGTTCTGACTGTAGCCCTCTCTgctttcttctgggcaaaattAGCTTCTCGTTCTTGTCTGCAAGACAGGAAGAAAATTACAGCCTTCAGGCAGAATGTTCTGTAAGGAGTAAAAGCTTGAGAAAAAGCTCTACTTTGAACCAAACACGGCAAAGAAAGGTTGCCTCCTAATAATTATTAGGCTTCTTGAAAATCAGAACCTACCATGCCAGTCGCAATATCTCCTTCATATTAAGCCTCTATCAATTAATctgaacatggaaaaaatgagTTTCAAGTTTCTAACTTGGTCTGGGTCATGGATAGCCTGATCATTGCCTTCCTACGCGATGGGATTTCTCCTATAGAGCTGGATTTCTGTGGTAGAATTTCAGCCAGGCCAACCAGTGAACAGAAATAGAAGTTGTAAACGATAACTTCGATTTTCCGCtgtgttttagaattgtagtctgcctgtagtttcaGGTGGAAGAgaacaaagccattcagttCATACGTCACGGCCAAACGttagtgattgggtaaaattaaagatttcaacagagtccagacctccagcaagcaatcgtttctcaatagctaAGAGATTCTGCTCTGTACCAAGCAAAGCATAGAAGAAGGGGCTTGTTTTTACCAGGCTGGGTCATGGAGGGTAATGTGGAACAACAGTGCCATTGTTGTGGACTAACAAAATGGAGATTTCTTCACCCCTTTCCACATCTGCCACACTGAAGGAAGGATGTAATATCTTTTCTCTTCTGCTCCAGCTACTTGTTAATGAACCCAAAGTTAACCCAAAACTTAACTTGGTCTGGACAGTCTGTGACAAGTTACGACTTTTCTTGTCAACTAATCCTTCTTTGTTATCTTGGAACATCATTCGTATGAATGATCGTTCTCATGATCCAGGAATAGAATTCTGGAGATATTTGCAAATCCCACTCCTCCGAAATCCTTTGTCCTCTTTACCAGTGTGATGAAGCACCAATAGATCGAGAGCACATGGCCAAACATGCAACATGTGCTCCACCAGATCCTCCATCTTGTAACTCATTTCTATGTACTACACACAGCAACCACCTTGTCACAAAATCAGAATGTCATCGTCATTTAggaaataattttgtgttttcaaccTCCTCTCGTTCACTGAGGTGATCACTGgatattttctgatttgtaaGTAGCACAGTACATGGTAGACATCAATGTATATTAAGCTTAATATATTTTAGTCATTATTGTGATGCAAATAAATTTCATGTGTtgtgatatgtgtgtgtggtatGATAGCTGCTGGTTGAAAAGCCTGAATTTAGACCTTCACTGAGCATCTGATGTCGATAGATTAATTCATACAGGCTAGAAGAAAACCGATGCAAAtgttatcatttttttattgcttttcacatgttgaaatgaataaatatatgtCTTAAAGATGATCAATTACTAATAGTTTTTagacatttattaatattttctgctgACAAGACTACCTCTTTTTGTGCACAACAATACCAAACTCACACGATTCAAGCTGTAGACTAACTAGTTTTGCAGcaatttgaaatgatttaaaagagcagaaaatgttgttaaaatgtgttaagAAAATTACCTTCCTTAATTTATCATCTTGAAATGgtagttttgtttgattttctgctcTTCCTGGTGACATGTTTGCTTCTCTATCTTCACAGTAAAATTGTCCAAATGTCCAGAATCAGAGCTTTGAGGCACACATTTGGAAACAAAGGAGTAGTAAATGTAGAATTAAAAATCTTTACACTGGTATTTTCAGTGGTCATGTctaatttgcaacattttaaaataggtcaacaaaaatgttataagACGTAGTTTAATGTATAACATTTGTTCAGTTTCAGCTCTTCCCAGCAAGCcgaaaaaggaaaaattgtgTTGGATTTTTACATAATCTAATATATTATACTTGTGGATAACAAAGTGTACACTTGTAATCAGATATacttaaaatagtttaaaagttCACTATATGTTGAGTCATGTGTTTGGGAAAATTTTATTCCAtatgatatatttatttatttctcatttagcAGTGAGATATTTTAGCCACTAAATACCACATTAGCAGGGCAAGGAAAATGACAACTTCAGGAAATGAGAAAGAAGTAGGAAATTAAAAGCCTCTCCAatatacatatttctttttcaacacTTGGAAGCTCTTAACAAGCCCTCAATCCTCCTCCTTCTTAACCTTAACAGTTGGAGTGCCCTCCAACATTCTGCCATATAGATAGGATTTGTCTCCTCAGTTTGTGCTgcctccagcagggggcaggcAGGAAGTGTTTTCTCCACTTCCAACTGCTAGAATGTTAAGTGGTAAATCTGCTGTGAGCCACAGACATTGCGAGCCAGTCGGGCAACACAATCTGAATCAAACTTGCTTGAACAGCCAGAGGTCAAACATCTagtcagaacaacaacaaaatgagaacattttgtGCAAGATCAGAAAACCAAGTGCGTCCTTAGGACAAAATGATCCATCGATACGGCTGAAATGTGAACACTTGGataaaatcagcagcagcatcaaAATTCAAAGAAACACTAGAAGTGACGTGCATTGTTTCAAAGGAAAGGTCCTCTTCTCGTTGAGATGGAGCATTCATTTCTCCGTGTGATCCGGAGATCACTTCAGATTAACATGCCAAACATAGAAAGGCCATGCAGCGCACACCAATGTGCAGCTTCTGTGTCTTCTGTCTCTCAAGGGCATCAGTTGACCCAGGGTGTCACTGTTGTGTCCTGGCGACTCAGGGTGATGAAATGTCTGTATGTGTCATCATAGCAGTGTGAGCAGCCCACACTTCACCTCAAAAGTCTCACTCTGTTTTAACCTAAGCAGGAGGAGCTTCTCCTGATCTATGTTCAAGCTTAACACCTTCTGACTAATAATTCTTTCCCACCGAAGGTCACGTCATGATGGAAGAGTGTCAGGCATCTCTCCTGTGGAGCTCAGTGGGCTCTGCTGAGTGTTAATGGCTTCACCTCCCACTCACTCTTAAAATGTCTGCACATGGTCCCAAAAGACAGTTTTGATGAAAGTGTTAGAAGGGAGGTGCTAGCTGATGGTGATAGGAAGCCAGAATCAGCAGAGGAAAAGGGaacattttctctgtcctaATATGCAGCATCATGAACAAACACTGATCATCTAACAGGGCTTCGTAGAGTCCAGCTTTAAAGGCTGGGGCAACTTTGACGACCTGCTTGCTAtattttattcttgcatttttacATCTCATGACTTCATCAGTGGCTTTAGTTTTGTGGAAAACTACACACACTAAAACGTATTAGAGCAAAGATTCACACAGAAATGACGAAAGTCGCCTCTGAATTAATTAACGTAAGTTATGCAAATTTGGTTCCACCTGATTTTTCATGCGTCCTATCGCACAACAATCAGGAACATCTTTCGCCCCAGGCAGAGTAAAGGTATTCtgcgaaataaataaataaataaataaatgtaaacgtgagggttttttttttttctattttgtccgAGCATAGAGATGGAGAGCTCCTCCGGGCGAGAGGAGCAGCTGTGTGAGGAGCGCTCCTATTATTGCACTGGTGCGTAAAAAAGCGCGCCGCGCACAGAGCGCTCCTCGCTTTTTACCCATAGAATCACATAAGCCATAATTTTGACATATTTCgtaaaggaaaacaacaataaattaacTTCCTGTTCATTGCTATTCCACACAACATATTTCAGTCAGCGCTTACTTTTCCTCCTCTAATTGTTGCTGATATTGTTCAAATTCCTCTTGAGTCATTCCCTGCGCGGAGgcttctgttttctctccctcGGATTTCTCCTCCGTGAGGCCGCCTGTCAGGTTCTTCAGCTGCCCTCCCACCACGTGTTTCACCATGAAAGCCATGGCTGCGGTCCGGAGAGTCCTCGGTTTGAGCGGCTGACGTTACAGACTCGGTGCGCTCCTGGAGAGAGCGGCGGGGTTGTGGGGAGATTTCTTCCAAATTCAAATCAGACGCCTTGAGTCTTGACGCAAAAAAGggatacaaaagaaaaaaaaaatgagcgTAACTTTGGGAAATGCTTGAACCTGGAATCAGAGGAATGTGCTATCAGCCCTGGAGGCGCGTCGGATAGCTTGACAGTTTCAGCACCACTGGCCCCGGACAGCTCCGTGTCGAGATGGACGGAGAGGAGCAGCTCAGTTATGAGTCAACAAGTTTGGCGCTGAACTCTACCAATCCCGTGACTCCTTCCTCCGCCACCACTCCCTCCCTCCACCCAATCCCAGACACCGCCGGACTCGGAGCGCGCTCACACGGCTCGGGATGCCGTGATTCGCCGTCTGAGGACGTGCGGCGATGGACTCGGGGAAGAAAACTACACGTGACGAGCGTGAGTTTCTCCTGGTCGCTTCGGTGCCTCCGTCTCTCTCAGGGACATCCAGCCGCCGCACAGTTTGTCAACAGATGAGAGCGTCCCGATTGCATGAAAGTAGCACATGATagtgaagtgaaaagaaaaagggacgtTTTTCCAGTTGTTTGTTTAGTAATTAAACTCTGTCTGGAAAGTGTGGCGGGCATTTGTTTCTCCCGTGAGACAATAATCACGTTTTGCCACAGCTGCCAGGTCTTTTGagaccagctttgcacatctagaaatGTTCAGCcctttatttacaaaatggcTCAAGGTCAGTCAGGTTTGATGTATCTGCAAAGATCAATTTTTAGGCTTTGCCAaacttttaattatatttagaaatagccattctaaaatgaataattttatatCAAAACCATTCCATTTTAACTTTGGTCGTACATTTGGCTTTGTTGTCCTGCTCTAAGGTGAACCTCCACGCTAGGATTGTctcatccatctttccatcgaTTCTGACCAGCTGCTCTGTCCATGCTGAAGTAATGCAGCATAACGCAGCCGGCACCATGTTTCACTTTAGAGATAGTTTGCTCAGAAAAATGTgaagtaacatttttttaaggctttttgcCACTCTTCTATATTTGACAGATTTCTTGAGTTTAGAACTaataaatttaacttaaaatcCTTGAGATTTTTGGGACACTTTGCTGCTTTTTATGGTTACTTTTATTTCCCAGTCTGTCAGTGTTGGAGGCTTTCAGTTTTGTCACAGTCCTTTCAGTTTCCAGAAAGGACTGCTTTATGAAACATTCAAAGGTTGGGAAATTGTTTTAAGAACCAATTCTTCTTCGAGACCTTCACAGAAGAGTCTATTAGTTTGATGACTTTTTGTATTTAGGGGTATTAAGGTAACGAGGGCAACTACCAATGCATGAcacagcttttagttttttattacaaaaataaaataaaaagcataatcATTTTCACTACAATTCACATatattcactactttgtgttaggCTATCTCatttaacataacaaaatgtaggaaggattaaatatatataatgttaTCACTCAAGAAGGATGCGTTGCACACAGatcactgaaatgtttgcacAGTTCACACCAATGACTCCATGACGTGAAGTAAGTGAAATGATATGTGCAGTGCATGAGCAGATGGAGTCCAATGTTTAGCCAGCGAATGTGGTCTCCAGTGGCAGGAGCCACTTAAGGTCCTGTTTTTGTCTAATAGGTTCAGAATATCAGTGTCTTATCAGACCATTTTTTCTGGTGCTTTatgttcatgtttctgtttggtgATGTAGGCAGAGAGAACGGTTCAACctctgtcaaaaaaaacaaacaaaaaaaaggtttgttaaaACAGTATTAAGGTAGATGACATAGTGTTCagctggaaaaaacatttttaataaaaatgtgacctACATTTTTGTACTTGCATCTGTCCTTATgtgagatatatatatatattttaaatctctATTTCTGCAAGAGTTTCCAACAGccaaagtgtgaaaaacaactttgatcACAAGTCAACAACTTGAGCGTCCTGATCCTCACAGCAGCCTGACACCGAGCCTGGCCTACTTTTCCAGTCCCTGTGGATCGTGGGGGGAGACGGAGCAACGTCTCAGTGCCTTTTTGTCACAGGCTTAGTGAGACCCTCTTAGCCCACACCTGCCTTGCTCTAAAACCTCTCCCTACCCCATCTCAACTTCAAAGCTGAAGCCGGTGAATGGTCTAAAACACAACACAGCAAGTAAGATCAAACCTAATCTCTGTGAAATTGAATAAAAGGAAGGAATTTGCCTATCCAGCATGTTTTAACATCACGTTATATAATTTCGCTTTTGATATTCGGTCCTGTGGGATCTGTTGCAGGAGGAGGTCTCCATCACTTTTCATGGTCTACAAGTATTTTAGCAGGTACACAGCAGGAAGCTCTAATCCAACATGGTGCACACAAAACATGGCTTGATGGTGTGAAGAGCCTCAGAAACTCACTTTCACAGGTATAAATATGGagagcaaatgttttgttggtAAAACTAGGGCAGATATTTGATAATTTTTAGAAGCAATGTCACATCTCTGTTAGCTGCATATACTCAAGGTGTTACATGGTAAAACTACAAGGTTGTTTATTCACTAACAGGCTATTAGAACATCTGATGTTCTCATTGTGTTTGTTAAATCCTGGCTATAGCTGCAGGTCAAAGGGATGTTTaatttctgtgtgtttgagaTGTGTTAGCTTGCTTTAGGAAAGAACATTAGCACACAAATTCAGCTGATTTAACCTTTGTCTTCTGATTCTCTATAGTCTCTGTAGTGAACAGTAGCAATGACCACATAGGAACACTATAGATTCACAGTTTGCATCGTATTGCACCAATCCATACATCTAAATAGGTAATATTTTCCTTAATTGCCTCTGATTGGTAATCAGCACAttaacaaaagcatttttccccatttaataaatgcatcaaactCTCAAATTGGTTGGATCACcttttttggttcagttaaaatCAGATAGAGGTTAGAGACATATGCTTCAGTGGAGCAGTAGGACTTTTTGAATTGCAGTCTCAGACATTGGGTTCATGTTCAAAAGCTACATTATGAAtttgcaccactctgacagTTGCTTTTTCCTGATGACTCAATCAAAGGCTTACTCCATAGTGTTTTTTGAATAGGTCAAAGTTCAAATGCCTGGCTTGATGGATTGAACAATGCTCCACAAGTTATTTAAATCTTATGCTGTTTTCTAATCTACCCTGCTTTCTACTTCCTGTCACTGTTAGCAACTTCACTCAATGGTTGCATTTAAGCCAAGATAAAATTAAACTTGGACTACTAACAAACTAGGTGACTTCAGATGGCTGCACTGGATTTTGTTTGGGTGTATCAAAGTAAATGGAGGTAAATACAAATGggtgccacacttttcagatttttgtttgtatatcattttgaaaataatacataaCTTTTATTCCATTGTTACTatacaccactttgtgttggttcatCCCATTAAATAACGATATAATACATTTaggtttgttgttgtaatgtaataaaatgtaggTTCAAGGGATGTGAATATATACTTCTGCAAGGCAGTGCGGTTGTAGAGGAGAGCATTTTGTCAAGATGAGCAGCAAACCGAAGTGGATTTTTAATCATGTAAATTATGTCTGATTACACTGTCCTGGAGAAATCATGGAATTTATCACGCATGACTAAATACTAattgatataaataaaaatcaaaaatcaaaaatcaaaaagtcaCGTTTCTGAAGTGTACGTAGGTTTAATGGTCACAGTTATTTTCATTGACAGGGCACAAATGTTTCAGCAGGATCACTGAATATCAGCAAAGATCTTTCAAATGTTGTGCTCGCTCATCTCGGAATCTGTCAAACTGTACCTTACCAAAATGTAAATGAGGCAGCTGCCGCCGAAAAATCGGAGTTAGATGAATTCCCATCACAGGTTATTTTGCAGTCTTTCACTCACAGCGGAGTAACTAGGAACCAATCAGCTGTATTTGTTCAGTAAGAGGGCATGACATTGACATGAAACCTTCAGAGTGAAatgcagaggagaaaaaaaaacattactcaTGCTGCCTGATTTAAAAATAGGCTCATGTTTATGCTCCCTGGCTGCGCTCAGTTCATGTTACAGCCTACTCAGCTTTGACCTCAGTCTTTCTGCACGGTGAAAATGAACGGCTCAGGTCTCCAAATGTGAGCATATATGATGAATATAGCCATGCTAAGCCTTGGTAAATGTATCCACCGTAATGCACATGCATTTTATGCACACAAGCCAGAAAACATCTCATTTGGATTTAGCATCTGTGGACATGTTTTTTCTGCTCTAATAGCCAACGTCTACCACTGAATAGCAGAAAAAGTAATAATGTGCATTGCTCACGAGGTAGCAAATATTTGGCATCTGAATACGAATCTGAATACAAATTTGAGGCTGCAACAACAAAAGGTTAGACAGCCGTGACATGCCGTGGTTGTTGTGAGCCCGGAGCGATCGCAACGTGAGTCAACATCACTGAAAGCGTCATGCTGGCTTCCGCCCAGTCACACTTCCAGCCTGGATGCTCTTGATCTTCTGGGATTAGGAAGCTGTGTGGGAAtcaagaaagagagagagagagagaaagtgtgaGAGAGATGGGTTTATGTACACCATCACTCACAGCCGCTGACCCACAGCAGCCGAGTGTTACACCTTTGTTTCCGTAGACAAGGGATTAGACTCATCAAACATGCGTGCCCTGCAGCAAACAATGTGCACATTCAGGGACTTCTTAAATTTACACAGGAGGAGATGACGCTATTAGGAAAACGCTGGGATGCCAGTCTGTGGGAAAAGCTGTGTGTGGCGCCCGCCTGGTGCGATGACAAAATATCACACTAATCACGTTAGGATTGAGAGCTGATCTGAACACTCTCAGACAGAACTACTTACTGCATGAAGCAATGCTGCACtacttttagaaaatattctattttatcTGAACCTGCATCAGGGGGTTGACCAAAGCTGGAACAGACAGGTGGGGTCACAGCAGCATGGCACCATACGGAGCAAAGCGGGCTGGCCCTGCAGACGGGGTCTGATGCCCTGCAGGCTGTCCAGGAGGTGTTAAACCGCACCACATGGCAGCATGGCAACTGTCCCCACAGTTTACATCAAGGGCATCTGCAGGAGATGAATATAATAGCTCTGATTTAGATCATGGAGGGactattttaaactttttttttttgccatttagtATTTAGGAAATGAAGaacattcatattcatatttgcCCAGGCTGTAAGAGAAAAAaggaagcagagaaaaataaaaatctgccttttttttttaagtgcagtGCAAGCAGATGGAATCTCATTTGTGGTgctcacaaaataaaattatcacattaaaaaaaggaaaatcgcAATGAGACATCTCTTTCCAGAAACCGTACCTCAGCCTCACTGGATAATCCACAGAACTCTCTGCCAACCGCTTTCAGAGAAAGTAGTTCAGATAGAAACTTGACAAAATCTGTGGATTATCCAGGCTAACTGGGACACAGATTTGGAAAGAGATGCTTCTCTGAAAACAAAGTTCTCTCCCAAACCTGAGAAGACAGACTATCCCTACAGATCTGACACcagaaaacattagaaaatgaaaatagctgctgaaaatgtgctgcaattgaaattttcttgttttgattttaataaataaagtcactTCCTGCCTTTCTGAATGAAATCAAAAGCAAGCACCATTTATTTGGTTGTATTTCTGGCTCAATTGCAGAGTCATGGTTTATTCCAAtgcaaaaaagcattttaagaaTCTGTAGCCTGCAAGTAAGGTTTTCAGCTTAGAAAATATACATGTACTGGAGAAAGTGGCAAATACAAGGAGGAAGCCAGCCTGGGATCATTATTACACTTCACTTTGGCGAGCATGAAAGTGCGAAAACAAGCTGCCAAGAGACACATTCTGCGACAGAATTCACAGCACAAAAGTACGCGCATCAAAAGTGAGAAAGATGAAACACAAATGTTCAGAcattataaaactgaaatagGTTGTGAAATTGAGTgcgaagggaaaaaaaagttgctcGAAATGCTTTGCAGCTGCCTTGAAATCCGCACTCAGACGAGGAAACGAGAAGGACAAAAAGCACCACAGAATGTGTTAAGCGTTGTTCTGAATGCTGTGTTTTTCACAGAAACGTGTTATGTTCAAACctgaaaaatgcaaagaaacGGCATGATACTGACAAATAACATTGAATAGAATTATCACGTTTGACTTTCTCTGTAGAGAAACTGGACGCAGCTTCAAGGTTTTCCTATAGAAAACCCTACTAGTgtcaagaagaaaataaataattattgatccCAAAAGCAACGCTCAGAATCCACTGCAGATGGTTTGACCAAgaatgaaaaatatcaaaacggTCAACAATTCTTTTATCCACATAGTCACCCTTACATTCTTGGAACTGACATTTTGTTAGTCAGTCCGAAGATCATCACTCCAGCAAGATGCTTAGGTGAtctaagattttaaaatgctgctgaCTGATCACCAAACCTTAGAGcatttgaagctggaaacattgttcttttttagtGGTTTGTCTTTGAACAGAGATCATAGAGAATATATTTCCTCTTTAGGTTGAGCAGTTTTAACTGATAGGTGATTAATGTATCCCACCCTTGTGTTAAATCAACACCCAGGAGCTTTGTAGAAAGAGTTAGAGAAAAGGCATTTCCCTTTCCAATATGACACTGGTTTAATTAAATGCCTATACGGACCACTGACCCCGATTTCACCCAACACCTTCACCTCATCCATCATCTGTGCTCCTGAACATGAATGTATCCAAGGAGACTCACACAGTGGCAAATTCACAgatgtaattttcaaaacagGGATAGTCAATTCCTGACTGTATTTGTTGCCGTAAAACATGAGGTTTCTAATCATTTCTATGTCCAAGTCCAAGTTATAAAGACATCACATATAAATTATCACACGTTAAACCAAtaataaaaccagtaaaaagCATAAAACCAACACATgacaaataataaaaccagatgtaaaaatatatcatgttgatgaaaaataaaataagaatagaaaattatacaaaaccacaaaaactaataaaacaaatcacGATGTTGCAAAAGCCACATGGAAAATgagattttcaaatgaaattttaaCACAGCAGGTAAAGATGTCTCTTTAATTTTTGAAGGTAATTTGTTCCAAAGTTTTGGAGCCACAAATGAAAGAGCTCTATCTTCTTCTCTCACTAGCTAAAGGCAGAAAGTCAACTGATCTAAGATTTTGCGAAGAAACATGAGGTATAAAGGTCAAAGAGATACTATAGAGAAAAAACATGTACAGTAGGCATTTACAAGCcaaaactgtaattttaaaattatttcattctgCCATTCTGCTCAGGAAATGTAGAGCCATGCATGgctctacaaataaataataaaattatttgttttattataatggatatattttaaaatgattaaaatcatcattagaGGAGAATACATTTGGCAGTCATCTGCATAGAATGGAGAGAAATATCATTGTTTCTTCAGGATACACTCCAAAATGAACAGATAAGAGAAGATATATGAATACTGAACCCTGAGGAACCCCCACAGGAAATGGCACTTGAgtggaaaagaaatgtttaatattaaCATAGAAACTTCCTTCTCTCTATCCCAAATGGAGCTAATCAAGTGCATTGCACATTTAAGTCCATTGAATCTGACTCTAAAGCTCCAGATGAGAGATAAAAATACTTTGGTCAACATTATCAAATGATGTAGTTTATCTGAAAGTTTACggataacaaaaacaaagagtcaCTTGCTGAAGAGGTAAAGCCTCATTGGAAAATCCAGTCTCTATAAAGCAGTTTCTAAGCAAAACCCAGTTTGTttagaaacacattaaattaaactaccggtgtatatatatatatatatatatatatatatatatatatatatatatatatatatatatatatatatatatacccagtatatatatatattatttgtaatattttctttaaagaatgtTGTACTACCCCTTGTCATTTGTTTAAATCTACCTGGAAATTGGAATAACTCAACCGTACACATTTTAATctcccagacacacacacacacacacacacacacacacgtatctGTGTCTCCCTC of Xiphophorus couchianus chromosome 4, X_couchianus-1.0, whole genome shotgun sequence contains these proteins:
- the cplx3b gene encoding complexin-3b, encoding MAFMVKHVVGGQLKNLTGGLTEEKSEGEKTEASAQGMTQEEFEQYQQQLEEEKQEREANFAQKKAERATVRTHFREKYRLPKNELDETQIQQAGDDVVLPTELAKMIAEDNQEETHKQSVLGQLSNIQNVDIDQLKDKAQATLEDLKKQTENCNLM